CGTAATCGCTCCAGGAGGGGGCGATGACAACGGTGCTCTGGAAGATGGTGTAAACTGCGAGGAGAATGAGCAGTGAAGCAGCAACCCCTTCGAGCGTGAAGGTTTGCCCCCTCAAATCCATACCGCCACCTCCAATTTGCAAACACACCTTTCCGCGATGCTTTCACAGGGTATTGCGGTGCAGTTGTCAACGTAAACCAGCCTGTCAAACTTGATGATGTTGCCCATTTCAGGCAAATTATCCCCACCGCTTACGATTTCTGTGTCATTGAGGTACTTCAGGCTGAAGTAGAACTTATACTTAAAATTCGTAGAATTCAGTCCCAAGTAATTCCTCACAGTGTCCCTGCAGGCCGAGTTGCTTAAAAGCTCTTGTAGCTTGAATATTTTGGATGTATTGAGGTAATTGTATTCTGTTCCGTTGTTTTCGTCAAATATTGCCAATCCGGGTCGAAATTCTTTGCTAATACAGTTGGAGGTGTCAACCGCAGTGCACCAGTCATCTGGATACCCCGGATCCTCCACAAGCAAAGCAGCAACACGATACGCATGACTTCCGAGGGCAATCTCATGCCTTACGTCGGCAAAAATCCCCGGCAGAAAGTTGGCTACGAATAAGAAGGTGGTGAGAAATATTGAAAGTCCTAGCAACAGGTCTAAGCTCAGTTTAGCTTGGTTGTCCATATCATAAAAAATAGGATGTTAATCCATTTAAATCTTGTGATTACCATCATCACATATCAGTGTTACCAAAACTTTTAAAACTGCACGGGGAATTAGGGAAGAGCCGATGAATGATGATTTGATGAAGGAGGTGATGACATGTACGTGAGATTTGAGGTTCCTGAGGACATGCAGAACGAAGCTCTGAGTCTGCTGGAGAAGGTTAGGGAGAGCGGTAAGGTAAAGAAAGGTACCAACGAGACGACAAAGGCTGTGGAGAGGGGACTGGCAAAGCTCGTTTACATCGCAGAGGATGTTGACCCGCCTGAGATCGTTGCTCATCTGCCCCTCCTCTGCGAGGAGAAGAATGTGCCGTACATTTACGTTAAAAGCAAGAACGACCTTGGAAGG
The nucleotide sequence above comes from Archaeoglobus fulgidus DSM 4304. Encoded proteins:
- a CDS encoding DUF7287 family protein — encoded protein: MDNQAKLSLDLLLGLSIFLTTFLFVANFLPGIFADVRHEIALGSHAYRVAALLVEDPGYPDDWCTAVDTSNCISKEFRPGLAIFDENNGTEYNYLNTSKIFKLQELLSNSACRDTVRNYLGLNSTNFKYKFYFSLKYLNDTEIVSGGDNLPEMGNIIKFDRLVYVDNCTAIPCESIAERCVCKLEVAVWI
- the rpl7ae gene encoding 50S ribosomal protein L7Ae, coding for MYVRFEVPEDMQNEALSLLEKVRESGKVKKGTNETTKAVERGLAKLVYIAEDVDPPEIVAHLPLLCEEKNVPYIYVKSKNDLGRAVGIEVPCASAAIINEGELRKELGSLVEKIKGLQK